agcagcagcagcaacagcagcaacagcagcaacagcagcagcagcagcagcagcagcaacagcagcaacagcagcagcagcagcagcagcagcagcaacagcagcaacagcagcattaGCACATTTCAGAATAACTGACCGCCAGGAGATGTGGTCGTGGCTTGAAGCTAGCTAATTAGCACACGGGAAGAGGCAGACCGTTTTCAATTTGCCACTCAGTCAAAAATACAGCTAATTTTTTCCCCTTCCCGGAAACGGACGATCTCAAAGCAGACCAAATAACCCAACGGAGCTGATGCAAACATATTGTAAATGGTTCACGGAGCTTGAATATTTACTAATACTTCACTTTTTTTTTTGCGGATTAGTCCATTCCGAACAACAAAGTGTACCGTATTAattgtgaggacaggttgggtgtgTTTAATTCAGTCACTGTTGTAATTATTTGCATTAGTTGTTACTAACATTGTGAATCTGAATTTGACGACTGTAAATATTGTTAAATTATTGATAAAATTATGCAGCTTCtatatctaaatctaaatcttggGTATACAGTTCATATTTACAGATATCTTACATGCTATATTACTTTTATGAACTACCCAGTTAAAGAATTGATTACACATTTGTGTAAACTAATCCAACTCTAAATGTACAAACAATTATGAATAAAGTACTTGAAATAGAATTGAAGTTCCCTTGACACTATATGGTCTCGACCCTAGGCTTGTCGACAGCTAtcaagggcgcctgacagctgggtggacagcacttcggattcgtagtcctgaggttccgggttcgatcctcggtggaggcgtaGAGAAAtaagcaaaatgtttctttcaccacgATACCCCTGTTTCCAaacagttaataggtacctgggagtcagacagctgctacgggctacttcctggggatgtgtaacaaaaaggaggccctggtcgaggaccgggccgcggggacgctaagcgccgaaatcatctcaagataacctgtaaaATAATTCTCTCTGTCCCCCCTCTGTCCCGGGGTCTCGACCCTCGACCAGTAAAAATCTCTTAAATACGTATTATACTTGACCCGAAAACAGTTTCTTGGCCTTATCAGGCTCCCTAGAGGCATAAGTTGTTATCATCTTCAGTTCCCTCTGTTACTACGGCATCCATAGGTGTTTCGTGTCGGGGTTGAGATCGGTGTTTTCTGAGCAATTTTTGAGAGCGGCGCACTAAAGTTGTCATATGTGAAAGCGGCTCCGGAGTTTATGGTCTTTAACGACGCCTGGGGGTAGCGCGGCCATCTTTATTGACGGTGTTTATTACTTTCCTGTGGTAAGAGTTATTCTTGCCGCTCTTTATTTAAATGTTCTGGTTTGGAAGaagctttttttctctctctctctcgtggttCAAGCTTCGTTCTCGTGGCTCTTGTTCAGCTCACCTTTGTTCCTTAGTGGTTCTGGCTAAGCTGAAGCTTacatgttgactaaaccacacactagaaagtgaaggggacgacgacgacgacgtttcggtccgtcctggaccattctcaagtcggttgtgagaatggtccagtacggaccgaaacgtcctcgtcccctttactttctagtgtgtggtttagtcaacatatttcagccacgttattgtgactcctcgtctgcttaaAGCTGTCATGTTTAGTGGTTATGgcttatacctgatcaaccaggctgtgactcatacgtcaggttgcgagcagccgcgtccaacagcctggttgatcagtccagcaaccaggaggcctggtcgacgaccgggccgcggggacgctaagccccggaagcacctcaaggtaacctcaaggtaacctcaaactTTCTTTTCATGTGGCTCTAACTTTATTATTTTGTACTCTTTACAGAATTCATATGTGTTCAATATGTATTAAGGCCACCATCGCCTTTATTGTTTAATCGATTTTAAATATGTATCTATTATACATAAATATGTATTATGCTATTGTATCTCCTCCTGGCTTCGGGCTGGGGGAACTGTTGTTTGTTCTGATGTTTGTATTAATGAGTTTAAATCATTAGGTAACAGTGTAGTTGGGACCCAACTGTTGCTGAGGGTGAGATAATTTCAATAACTTCATAGTGTAATTGGGTTTATGTTCACTCAAATTGTGTTTTCATTATTTCAGTTTTTGTGCTACGTTTGGGCAGTATATGTAAGTGATACAGTAAGTGATACAGTAAGTGATACAGTAAGTGATACAGTAAGTGATACAGTAAGTGATACAGCAAGTGATACAGTAAGTGATACAGTAAGTGATACAGTAAGTGATACAGTAAGTGATACAGTAAGTGATACAGTAAGTGATACAGCAAGTGATACAGTAAGTGATACAGTAAGTGATACAGTAAGTGATACAGTAAGTGATACAGCAAGTGATACAGTAAGTGATACAGTAAGGGATACAGTAAGTGATACAGTAAGTGATACAGTAAGTGATACAGTAAGTGATACAGCAAGTGATACAGTAAGTGATACAGTAAGTGATACAGTAAGTGATACAGTAAGTGATACAGTAAGGGATACAGTAAGTGATACAGTAAGTGATACAGTAAGTGATACAGTAAGTGATACAGTAAGTGATACAGCAAGTGATACAGTAAGTGATACAGTAAGTGATACAGTAAGTGATACAGTAAGTGATACAGTAAGGGATACAGTAAGTGATACAGTAAGTGATACAGTAAGTGATACAGTAAGTGATACAGTAAGTGATACAGTAAGTGATACAGTAAGTGATACAGCAAGTGATACAGTAAGTGATACAGTAAGTGATACAGTAAATGATACAGTAAGGGATACAGTAAGTGATACAGTAAGTGATACAGTAAGTGATACAGTAAGTGATACAGTAAGTGATACAGTAAGTGATACAGTAAGTGATACAGTAAGTGATACAGTAAGGGATACATAAACCAGTATAAGCTATGAAACATAATGGTCGCTATTACCACTGTGAGTCACTATACTGTTTGGGACAATCCCTTCAATTCTCGTCAAATCTCAAAAGAAAAAGAAGCAGAATTAAATTCTCCCACGACGCTGAAGCTGTACACTaaggggggcctgacggctgagtggacagcgcacgggtttcgtagtcctaaggttccgagttcgatccccggcggaggtggaaacaaatgggaagagtttctttcaaattgatatccctgttcacctagcagtaaatagatacccgggagttagacagctgctacgggctgctacaCATCcttgggatgtgtaacaaaaaggaggcctggtcgaggaccgggccgcggggacgctaagccccgaaatcatctcaagataacctcaagataggagtgAAAAGCTACTTAGGAAATCGGAAAAAGATATCAGGGAAATTACTTGTTAGCCAAGGcaaaatgtaaataaaaaaaGGTCTTAGCAGTTATCATCAGTTCCTGCAAGATCTATATACTCACATGATAACAAAAACTGAGACATCGGGAGAGGATGCGATTTTTTGTTGCAGATTGTCATCGTCTGTGTAAAGATGATATGTTTCTCCAATTCTGGAATATTGTGTCTGATTGTGGAATTTGAGTAACTCACAATTACTCAAATTCTAACCGAATTTGAGACAAAATTACTAATAAATTGGAAGTTGTTCGGCGTCAAGCTGAAAAGAAGATCATAAAGTAAATCAGATTATCAAAGGGAATGACAACTTTTAGCCAAAAAACAACCCATTTTTATTGCACAAAAGCAACGCTCTTAAATACCTTTATTAATACTGTAAAATACATCTAAcaaggatagagtaacttagactATGGCTACCCTCCGATGGTAAATATACTGTCGTTAATTTGACGCAATTCATTGTACTTCTAATGCCAGATGCATTTAATGGTAATCCTTACCACTTTCTACTGCATCATATGTGTTTGAAAACAAATGCAATAAATTTGCCAAACATGAACGTCCTCAGAAATGTCTCGTAATCTTAGCAATATTTCAGTAGTACTCTGGTCtgtgtgcctgtatgtgtgtgtgtgtgtgtgtgtctgtctgtttgtctgtctgtctgtctgtctgtctgtctgtctgtctgtctgtctgtctgtctgtctgt
The DNA window shown above is from Procambarus clarkii isolate CNS0578487 chromosome 21, FALCON_Pclarkii_2.0, whole genome shotgun sequence and carries:
- the LOC138367248 gene encoding fap1 adhesin-like, with protein sequence MAECNVLLLADDLFLCYVWAVYVSDTVSDTVSDTVSDTVSDTVSDTASDTVSDTVSDTVSDTVSDTVSDTVSDTASDTVSDTVSDTVSDTVSDTASDTVSDTVRDTVSDTVSDTVSDTVSDTASDTVSDTVSDTVSDTVSDTVRDTVSDTVSDTVSDTVSDTVSDTASDTVSDTVSDTVSDTVSDTVRDTVSDTVSDTVSDTVSDTVSDTVSDTVSDTASDTVSDTVSDTVNDTVRDTVSDTVSDTVSDTVSDTVSDTVSDTVSDTRTRHPDGVLSAWTRHPESALGSQKVPSAPRKCPQRQQKEKLYSRRISADPWEISCCVTET